The genomic segment AACGCCCTCTGTGAGCTTCGAAGCGATTGTGGACACGGGGAGCGATCTGATTTGGACTCAGTGCAAGCCTTGCAAGGACTGCTTCTCTCAGCCTACGCCAATCTTCGACCCCTCCAAGTCCCCCACATTTTCCACAATTCCCTGCGGTGATTCTCTTTGTGACGCCTTGGGGAGTACGCAAACCGGATGCAATCCAGATTGTACCTTTATGTATCAGTATGGCGATGGTTCCTTCACCAGCGGCGACCTGGCTTACGAGACATTGTCAATTGGGAGCAGCAAGGTTAAAGGCATTGcatttggatgcgggcatgacaacGAAGGACAAGGATTCTCTCAGGGTGGTGGCCTTGTGGGACTGGGAAGAGGTGGTCTCTCCCTTATCTCACAGCTGGGTTCCAAAGCAGAGAACATGTTCTCTTACTGTCTTTTGCCCATCACCGACTCTTCTTCACAAACCAGCCCCCTCTTTTTCGGCGAGGGTGCTTCCTTGAGCGGAGGAGCCAAGACTCTCCCACTCATCAAGAGCAGTATCATTCCCACTTTCTGGTACATTCCTATTACAGGAATcaccctcaatggtaaggcactagATATTCCTCCTGGAACTTTCGATCTGCAATCGGACGGCAGCGGAGGTATGATCATCGACTCCGGAACCACTGTTACCATCCTGGACCAGGCTGCCTACTCTCCTCTTAAGGAAGCAATTCAGTCCGCCATTGATCTCACTCCTGTAGACGGCTCTTCTACAGGTTTGGATCTTTGTTACCACACATCATCCGCTCACCTCACCTTGCCAACCCTCGTCTTCAACTTCAAAGGCGGCGTGGATTACGAGCTTCCGGCAGACAACTTTTTCATTCAGGCATCTGAAAATCTCTTGTGCCTGGCAATGTTGGGTGAACCATCGGGGAATCCTTCCATCTTCGGAAACATACAGCAGCAAAACTTCCATATCCTTTACAACAATGCTCAGAACACGCTCTCTTTCAAGCCCACTAAGTGTGATTCTCTTTaaatcatcatctccctcttctaattcttcttcttctctttttctgtcTCTCTCATTTCCTCTTCCTCTGTCCTTCGAATGCAATATGTGATCTCGTCTCCTGCGTCTGCCTATTGCACTGTCCGATATGCGAATCATGTAAATTTTCATCTTCGTAGCTGCTTATTTTCAGTAAAATTGTTTGGCCCCTGTTGTTCTCGGGGACCTTCATTTATGGTTCCTTATGATATGCTACACTATGTGTGTTATtttggcatggaaatgaaggtgcgatAATTGATTATCAAAATATAAATTGCGAGTTAAAACAACGACAAgagaatttatataattataaagcaTTTGTAATGGTCTTATCTTTTCTTCAAGTCTTAAgtgtaaaataaattattgtatgCCTATGAATATTTTTAATGGTATTTAACTTTAAGATCCGTGTCTGTGATTTATACATTCAAATAATACTTATTTTCAATCATGTCCGCATTTCACATTACTAAGATCAAACACAATTTAATGTAGCCTATATATAAGGTAAGGTTGTTGCTA from the Cryptomeria japonica unplaced genomic scaffold, Sugi_1.0 HiC_scaffold_396, whole genome shotgun sequence genome contains:
- the LOC131871336 gene encoding aspartic proteinase nepenthesin-1-like → MERSKLLGFVVLICFTIPTISCSSDRLFSGWPKSSSDENVKIRVNMTRRSERELGFSERLGLAVDRSKKRMKKIEALIRGQLDAETPVEVGDGEFLMSVALGTPSVSFEAIVDTGSDLIWTQCKPCKDCFSQPTPIFDPSKSPTFSTIPCGDSLCDALGSTQTGCNPDCTFMYQYGDGSFTSGDLAYETLSIGSSKVKGIAFGCGHDNEGQGFSQGGGLVGLGRGGLSLISQLGSKAENMFSYCLLPITDSSSQTSPLFFGEGASLSGGAKTLPLIKSSIIPTFWYIPITGITLNGKALDIPPGTFDLQSDGSGGMIIDSGTTVTILDQAAYSPLKEAIQSAIDLTPVDGSSTGLDLCYHTSSAHLTLPTLVFNFKGGVDYELPADNFFIQASENLLCLAMLGEPSGNPSIFGNIQQQNFHILYNNAQNTLSFKPTKCDSL